The Desulfovibrio piger DNA segment CGTCCCCCCCGGACAGATCCCCGTCCTCACGTCTGGGGTCGGCAGTTACAAAAAGAGGACTTCCTTTCCCGCTCCCCGGCCTTGTGGAGCGCGCACGTCCCATGGCCCGCCCCGGCCATACCTCCCTTTCCTCCGTGCCCATAGCCCCCTCGCTTCCTGTCATCCCGGGCAGGGACAGCCAATGCCGCAGGAGCATTGCTCCGGCCGGAAAAGCCGTCTATACTGGCGGCAAACATCATGGGAGGTCATCCATGCCGAAACTGCGTCTTCTGCTTTGCTGTCTGGCCCTGCTCTTTCTGGCGGCCCCGGCCATGGCCGAAGAAGATGAGCTGGCCCCGGGCTTCGATCGCTGCATGGAACAGAGCGGCGGCGTCACCACAGAGATGCTGGGTTGTCTGCAGCAGGCCTACGAGTACTGGGACGCCCGGCTCAATGCCAATTACAAAAAGGCCCGGCAGGCCTGCAAAAGCTCCAGTGATCCCAAGGCCTGCTCGGACAAGCTACTCAAAGGCCAGCGGGCCTGGGTCCAGTACAAGGAAGCTTTCACCGATCTGGTGCAGCTGCCCAACGAAGGCGGCAGTATGGCCCGTCTGAATTCCATGAGCTTTTTGACCGGAGAGACCCGCAAACAAGCCCTGCTGCTGGGACAGATCGCCGGAGAATAGGCAGCCTCCGGGCCGTGAGGTCTGGAAAAATGCGTGTCTGTCCTGCCCAAGACCGGCACAGCCTGCGTCATAATCATGCCCTTGGAAGTCCGCTCCCGGCCCGATCCGGGCTGTCAGCGAACCCCTTGGGGATGCGCCCCGCTCCCGGCCCCGCCGGGTCCCTTCCGCAACTCTATTGTCCTCTCCTGTGCCTTTTCCCAGGGCCTCTGCCTGCGCGGAGGCCTTTTTCATATCTCCAGTATAGGGGCTCTTTTTCCTGATGCTGCTGTTCCCCCCCTCTGTTTTCAACACTCCCTCCCCCGCAACAGGGCGCGTCAGCCATCCAAAAAGCTTCCGCTGCCTCCGCCGCCTTGCCTGAAACAAAAAAATCCCCTGCCGCTCAAAAGCGACAGGGGACAAAGAGTCGAACCGCTTATGGCCCGTTAGACCATGCGGGAGATGATGTCCATGCGTTCACCGCGCAGCATGGCGATGGGCGGCACTTCGATGAGCGTATGGCAGCCGGCCTGCAGGCGGGTCGTGGCGCGAGCGCAGGAGACCAGCACCTGAGCGGTCAGGGCCGGGTTGTTGATGCGCATGTCGAACTTGAGGATCTGGTTGTCGGTCATGCCGGAGGCACCGGTGCGCTCCATGAGCACGCCGTGGGACTGGTCGGCCACGAAAGCCAGTTCTTCGCGGTCGCGGCACTGGCGCACGTCCAGCGGATCGTGGGCGAAGTAATCGTCGGCCTTGATGCGGGCCGTCACGTCAGCCAGATTTTCACCTTCTTCCAGCACCACATAGACCAGGCGCGAATGGCGACCGCCACCCACGGGGATGGTGATGGACACGGCATCGGCCACGCCCTTGATGGCGCGGGCAGCCACGGAATGGCCCATGGAACGGCCACGGCCAAAGTTGGTGAAGGTGGTGCCGCGGGGCACCATGGCTTCGAACAGGGCGCGCA contains these protein-coding regions:
- a CDS encoding lysozyme inhibitor LprI family protein, whose protein sequence is MPKLRLLLCCLALLFLAAPAMAEEDELAPGFDRCMEQSGGVTTEMLGCLQQAYEYWDARLNANYKKARQACKSSSDPKACSDKLLKGQRAWVQYKEAFTDLVQLPNEGGSMARLNSMSFLTGETRKQALLLGQIAGE
- a CDS encoding diaminopimelate dehydrogenase; translated protein: MKKFTLAVHSLGNIGTRVVEAALAAPDCQCLGVIRRAESLGTQSHALRGLPEFADLASLEAAQGRPDVIALCGPSRSIPETAEAFLKQGYNCVDSFDIHTEIPATVARLDAAAKAGNSVSITAAGWDPGTDSVLRALFEAMVPRGTTFTNFGRGRSMGHSVAARAIKGVADAVSITIPVGGGRHSRLVYVVLEEGENLADVTARIKADDYFAHDPLDVRQCRDREELAFVADQSHGVLMERTGASGMTDNQILKFDMRINNPALTAQVLVSCARATTRLQAGCHTLIEVPPIAMLRGERMDIISRMV